One stretch of Dehalogenimonas sp. THU2 DNA includes these proteins:
- a CDS encoding 4Fe-4S dicluster domain-containing protein, translating into MTEVTAIPEYYLTPGHISEFASNIKAMHGVDANMCFQCSKCTSGCPLAEFMDMTPTQVIHAVRLGLKDVVLNTNTYWLCVACGTCTGRCPQETGLLKIMDALANIAIREGITPREPAIAEFYKTGLSNIKRFGMMYEAGVAGMLSLKTGTLGRDMGMGVRMLQKGKLDLVPHFQNSGEMKKLFKKVAKKEQEMAGS; encoded by the coding sequence ATGACTGAAGTTACGGCCATTCCGGAGTACTACCTGACCCCGGGACATATCAGTGAATTTGCGTCCAACATCAAGGCGATGCATGGTGTGGACGCCAATATGTGTTTCCAATGCAGCAAGTGTACCAGCGGCTGTCCCCTGGCCGAATTCATGGATATGACCCCAACACAGGTGATCCACGCCGTCCGGCTGGGTCTCAAGGATGTCGTCCTCAACACCAACACCTACTGGCTTTGCGTGGCTTGCGGTACCTGTACCGGCCGTTGTCCTCAGGAGACGGGTCTGCTCAAGATCATGGATGCGCTGGCCAATATCGCCATCCGCGAGGGTATCACGCCCAGGGAACCGGCGATAGCTGAGTTCTACAAGACCGGCCTTTCCAATATCAAACGCTTCGGCATGATGTATGAAGCCGGCGTGGCCGGCATGTTGAGCCTCAAGACCGGCACTCTTGGCCGGGATATGGGCATGGGTGTTCGCATGCTCCAAAAGGGTAAGCTTGATTTGGTTCCCCACTTCCAGAATTCCGGCGAGATGAAAAAACTGTTCAAAAAAGTGGCAAAAAAAGAGCAGGAGATGGCCGGGTCATGA
- a CDS encoding CoB--CoM heterodisulfide reductase iron-sulfur subunit B family protein, producing the protein MKYAYYNSCSLRSTGKEYNNSLQHVFKALDIELEEPKNWICCGSTLAHNASVLLADILPLKNLAEIDKMGLKEVMVPCTACYNRFKIAQSEEKGDLRLEHEIEAIIEHKFERPVSVLHPLEILASEENLARLKSLVKRDLSHLKVVSYYGCLLVRPHKETGFKDNPEYPVTMDRILNAVGIQTLDWSHKVECCGGSLAITRPDAVMKLTSKILDDAMAVGAVAVAVPCTFCQLNLDIRQEDLAKQGKVYDMPVYYFTELIALALGVPEKDLMLGKHFVESEKVLARTT; encoded by the coding sequence ATGAAGTACGCTTATTACAACAGCTGCTCCCTTCGCTCCACCGGCAAAGAATACAACAACTCTTTACAGCACGTTTTCAAGGCTTTGGACATTGAACTCGAGGAACCCAAAAACTGGATATGCTGCGGCTCGACGCTGGCGCACAACGCTTCGGTGCTGCTGGCGGATATCCTGCCGCTAAAGAATCTCGCCGAGATCGACAAGATGGGCCTCAAAGAAGTCATGGTCCCGTGCACCGCCTGTTATAACCGCTTTAAAATCGCCCAGTCTGAAGAAAAGGGTGATCTGCGCCTCGAGCATGAGATAGAGGCGATTATCGAGCATAAATTTGAACGCCCGGTGTCGGTGCTGCACCCGCTGGAGATTCTCGCCTCGGAGGAGAACCTTGCCCGGCTGAAAAGCCTGGTTAAACGCGATCTGTCCCATCTGAAAGTGGTCAGCTACTACGGCTGCCTGCTCGTGCGTCCTCATAAGGAAACCGGGTTCAAGGATAACCCGGAATACCCGGTGACCATGGACAGGATACTTAACGCCGTGGGCATCCAGACCTTGGACTGGTCCCACAAGGTGGAATGCTGCGGCGGTTCCCTTGCCATAACCCGGCCTGACGCCGTGATGAAACTGACATCCAAGATTCTGGACGACGCGATGGCGGTCGGCGCCGTGGCGGTGGCGGTACCCTGCACCTTCTGTCAATTGAACCTCGATATCCGGCAGGAAGATCTGGCCAAACAGGGCAAAGTCTACGATATGCCGGTTTATTATTTTACAGAACTCATTGCCCTGGCTCTCGGGGTGCCGGAAAAGGACCTGATGCTGGGCAAGCATTTTGTCGAATCTGAAAAAGTTCTGGCGAGGACGACCTAG